A window of Mobiluncus massiliensis genomic DNA:
TCCCCCGTGTCACTGAACACCCCGGGTTCGCCCCGGCGAAACTGCAGACCGTGAGTGTAACCGCCCCGGTCTACCGCCACGTCCATACGGGCCGACAGGGCGTTGACCACCGAGGCCCCCACCCCGTGCAAGCCACCCGCGACCTTGTACAGTCCGGCATCGAACTTGCCGCCCGCGTGCAGTTTTGTGTACACGACTTCCACACCGCTCAAGCCCGTGCCGGGCACTTCGTCGATCGGCACCCCACGTCCGTTGTCGCGCACTTCCGCCGAATGGTCGGGATAGAGCACGACTTCGATGTGGTCGCAGAACCCCGCCAAGGCTTCATCGACCGAGTTATCGATGATTTCCCACAGGCAGTGCATGAGTCCGCGCCTATCGGTCGAGCCGATATACATAGCGGGACGCTTGCGCACCGCCTCCAGCCCCTCCAAGACGGAAAGGTGGTGAGCGGAGTAATCCGAGACATCTTTTGCACTAACCACGGGCTATATCCTATGCGTAGCGGCGCCGCGGTTCAGGATGCCTTGCCGAGCAACCCGCTTTTTGTCCCCCGCGCCCTCGGTTTTCGCTCTATGTGGCTCAGGGAAACCGCTGGTAGACTAAAACGCCGACAAGGCATGAAACCCACGACACAGGAGGCATCACCTTTGGAACTGAAGGTTAAGACTTTCGCGCAGCTTAGCAACACGGAACTGTATGCGATCTTAAAACTGCGGGTTGATGTTTTCGTAGTCGAACAGGCTTGCCCCTACCCGGAAATTGATGGGCGAGATGAAGATTCTCTGCACGTGTGGCTGGAACAGGACGGCGAAATTCTGGCTTACCTGCGCGTCTTGGATCGCGGCGTGGAGAGCGAATATGTCGCGATTGGCCGCGTCATTGCCGCGCGCCGCCGCCAGGGCTTGGGTTCTGAAATCATGAAAGCAGGAATACGCGTGGCTCAGGAGCATTTCCACGCCGAAGCCATCTATCTGGAGGGACAGGTCTATGCCCAGGGGTTCTATGAAAGCCTCGGGTTCCGCCAGATTTCCGAGCCCTACTTGGAGGACAATATCCCCCATATCAAGATGCTGCGCGAGTCTGACCCGAGCTAGGTGCCGCCCGTGCAACCTGACAGAGGCTCTACTCCCTTTTTCGACTCAGGTGTCCATATTAAGCGGAATCCGCGCTTTCGCGCCATATCTGGTAACAATACTCAGAGACTGCGGGTATAGACAGTATCCGACAGTTAAACGTGTGGCGGAGAGCTTTCGTTCCCCGCCACACGGTTTTTTCAGTATGAAACGGCTTCAGGTGTCCTTACTTCTCACTCTGCTTGTAATTTGCAGTGAACCACAATGGATTGTTCTCATCCTGCCCCTGAGTGTCGCTTTGCACATATTTACCCCACCAGAAGCACTTCAGAACCCCACCATCAGCTGCGCAGCTGTAGTTTGCCCCTTCATCAGTGGTACGTTCCAACCGTTTGCCAATGGGGAAGGGTTTGGTCCATTCGGGATGTTCAGCACCAGGGCGGCACTGGGAAGGATAGAACCTAAGAGGGTCATGTTCCTGTGCTGCTACAGTGCCTCCCCAGCCGTTGATAATTGAAGGGTTCGTATCATCACCGTAAGCTCTGTAATTCGGATCGGTAAACCAACGTTGCGCCAAATCCAAGTTATGGAATAACCAGCCCATTTCATCTACTAAGCGTTGCGGAGTCATCCCCGTCTTTGGCTTAGCATAGAAGAACATCGGAACTTCCCAACCAGCATCGGCAATCAGACGGAACTCAAAGCCGGAATTTTCAAGGCAATATGAATAAGAAGCAGCAATAGCCTCGTTACGGTAATACTGCGCTGGACCTGCTGATGGGTAGTTGGCGCGCATTTCTGCGAGGGTCATGTCTGCCAATGGTTTCTTGGGGATGATGCCGGTGGTGGCGGCTTGGACGGTGGTGTCGGGCATGACGCCGGTCCCGCCGATAATCATCAGTTTGCTGGCACCCAGGGCGTCAGCTTTCGCTTTCACACCCTCCCCATTAGATGGGCTAAGCAGGATGACCCCGTCTTTGGCGGCACCAGCAACCATCGCGTCTTTCAACGCCGTACCCGAAGCCAAGTAAACCACGCTGCCGGACTTTTGAGCCTTCGCATATTTAGCTATCTCGAACGCGGTCTCATACCGGTTCGCCCCCGCCAGGCGGGCCGTCGCCGCACCGCTAGCAGCCGTGTTCAACACACTATCGGGCACAACAGCCCCACCACCCAGGGCGGTCACTTTCGGGGCTTTCAGTTCGGAGACGACCCCGGGCAAGGCTGCCGCGGAAGCATCATTCGTAAACGTGAGAATCGGGCCATCACGCAACACGCTAGCCGCGACCGCGTCAGGAGAACCCGAACCCGTATTCTTCGTCACATACACATTCTTCGGGGTACCGTTAACCTTCGTCCACTGTTTCGCGATAGCCACCGCCGTAGCATTACGATCAGCCCCCGCCAAACGCACTACCTCGACACCGCTAGCTTTCGCTTGGTCCTCAATAGCCTGGGACACCGCACCAGTACCACCAAGAATCACAATCTTGCCGGGTTTCACCCCACCCAGATTCAGGCTCTTACCGTCAGTCAACACAACCGGGCCGTCCCCGATAGTCGCTGCCGGTAGGGCGTCCACCGGGTTACGATTGGACGCCACATACACGACTTTCCAATCAGTCCCCCACGTGTGCTTCGCCACTGCTAGGGACGTCTCCACCCCAGACGGGCCAGCCAAACGCTCATGCGCCAACTCACCAGCCACCGCCGGCACAGCTGACACACCAGCCAAACCAAACATGGAACCAGCCGCAACCAGCCCCACCAACCATCTCTTCACACCCATATCAAACTCCTAACGTTAGAAAAAAACTGGGTAACAAAATGCTAAAAAAAATACCCCCCCCCCCCCCGCACGCTGTTCACCACCAGCGAACACTTCGGCTGGGGATGTATGCACGAATGACCGATTTCAAACCAAAAACCACACGAGGCTACCCCCGAGCTTTTGCAAAGTCACTGGTAGACCCTGTTCAGCCTAATCAGGCAGCGCTAAACCGAAACGAAATCGGTCGCTCGTACACACTCGCGAGATACCCAGGCGTGGATAACTAGGGAGATTTGGGCTGTAGCTGCCAATAATGGCAGCTAGCCGACAAATCCCACCCTTTATCCGCAAAAGAGACCCAGACCGGGAGTGTAGGGAGTGGCGCAGCGGGCGTGCGCGTAGGCAGACTGTGGGTGCACGTACATTTTTCTTGGCAACTTGTTGCCTAGAAAAATAGTGCAGGACCCCACCACCTGCCCTAGCGCCGCCGCGAGCCACGACCGACCAACCCGGAAAAACCCTCACTACAGCTGAGAGAGGTAAGCGTTTTGCGACAATAGTCACGCAAAACGCGAGGGGGCACTCCCCCTTCCGACTCTCGCGAGCGCCCCCAGCGACGAAGCGCCCACCACTAAAACCGATACGCCACTAACGCGATAGTTCTTTTCTGCTTTGGAGCTACAGCGGCGCGACGTCCCCCGGACGTCGCTTTTAGCCGCCTTCGCCATTAACGCGATGGCTCACTCACTACGCGATGCCATCGCGCACAGGGGTCGCTATTAGTTCAAGTAATCGCGCAAAGATTGGGAACGAGCGGGGTGGCGCAGCTTGGACATTGTCTTGGCCTCAATCTGGCGGATACGCTCGCGAGTGACCCCGTAGCGGCGTCCGATTTCGTCCAAGGTCTTGGGCTGGCCGTCTTTGAGGCCGAAACGCATGGCAATCACGCCGGATTCCCGCTCGCTCAACGTGTCCAAAACGCGCTGCAGCTGTTCTTGGAGCATCATAAAGCTGACCGCATCGGCAGGTACCACCGCTTCGGAATCTTCAATCAAATCCCCGAATTCGGAGTCTCCGTCCTCACCCAGCGGGGTGTGCAGGGAAATCGGCTCGCGGCCGTATTTCTGGACTTCCACGACCTTTTCCGGGGTCATCTCAAGTTCTTGTGCCAGCTCGTCAGGGGTGGGTTCGCGTCCCAGATCCTGCAACATTTGGCGCTGCACCCGCGCGAGCTTATTGATGACTTCCACCATGTGTACGGGGATACGAATCGTGCGCGCCTGGTCCGCCATCGCGCGGGTTATGGCCTGACGGATCCACCAGGTGGCGTAGGTCGAGAACTTGTAGCCCTTGGAATAATCAAACTTTTCCACTGCGCGAATCAGGCCCAGGTTGCCCTCTTGAATCAAGTCAA
This region includes:
- a CDS encoding cell wall-binding repeat-containing protein encodes the protein MGVKRWLVGLVAAGSMFGLAGVSAVPAVAGELAHERLAGPSGVETSLAVAKHTWGTDWKVVYVASNRNPVDALPAATIGDGPVVLTDGKSLNLGGVKPGKIVILGGTGAVSQAIEDQAKASGVEVVRLAGADRNATAVAIAKQWTKVNGTPKNVYVTKNTGSGSPDAVAASVLRDGPILTFTNDASAAALPGVVSELKAPKVTALGGGAVVPDSVLNTAASGAATARLAGANRYETAFEIAKYAKAQKSGSVVYLASGTALKDAMVAGAAKDGVILLSPSNGEGVKAKADALGASKLMIIGGTGVMPDTTVQAATTGIIPKKPLADMTLAEMRANYPSAGPAQYYRNEAIAASYSYCLENSGFEFRLIADAGWEVPMFFYAKPKTGMTPQRLVDEMGWLFHNLDLAQRWFTDPNYRAYGDDTNPSIINGWGGTVAAQEHDPLRFYPSQCRPGAEHPEWTKPFPIGKRLERTTDEGANYSCAADGGVLKCFWWGKYVQSDTQGQDENNPLWFTANYKQSEK
- a CDS encoding GNAT family N-acetyltransferase, with translation MKPTTQEASPLELKVKTFAQLSNTELYAILKLRVDVFVVEQACPYPEIDGRDEDSLHVWLEQDGEILAYLRVLDRGVESEYVAIGRVIAARRRQGLGSEIMKAGIRVAQEHFHAEAIYLEGQVYAQGFYESLGFRQISEPYLEDNIPHIKMLRESDPS